The following proteins come from a genomic window of Mariniflexile sp. TRM1-10:
- a CDS encoding phosphoglycerol geranylgeranyltransferase — MRNIYQSILKSIATKEKLLAVLIDPDKFSVENTKFFLGKVNASIVTHIFVGGSTVEEGVTHILVAEIKKQTTLPVILFPGDVTQITNHADGLLFLSLISGRNPDYLIGKQVESISKLRKTKLEVISTGYILIENGKKTAVQRVTGTQPIAKTAIQNIIDTAKAGELLGMKLIYLEAGSGAKNPVSSEIIKSVKQELQIPLIVGGGIRNKQQLAYAYDSGADLVVIGTAFEEGEAFFDALK; from the coding sequence ATGAGAAATATATACCAAAGCATATTAAAATCGATTGCTACTAAAGAGAAACTTTTAGCTGTTTTAATAGACCCCGATAAGTTCTCCGTTGAGAATACTAAATTTTTTCTAGGTAAAGTTAATGCCTCTATAGTAACCCATATTTTTGTTGGAGGTAGTACGGTTGAAGAAGGCGTTACCCATATTTTAGTTGCCGAAATAAAAAAGCAAACGACGCTTCCTGTCATATTATTTCCGGGAGATGTTACTCAAATTACAAACCATGCCGATGGATTGTTGTTTTTAAGTTTAATTTCCGGTAGAAACCCCGATTATTTAATAGGAAAGCAAGTTGAGTCGATTTCAAAACTTCGAAAGACAAAATTAGAGGTTATATCAACAGGTTATATACTTATTGAAAACGGTAAAAAAACAGCGGTCCAAAGGGTTACGGGGACACAACCAATAGCCAAAACAGCTATTCAAAATATAATTGATACCGCCAAAGCAGGGGAGTTGCTGGGAATGAAATTGATCTACTTAGAAGCGGGTAGCGGTGCTAAAAATCCAGTGTCCTCAGAAATTATTAAGTCGGTTAAACAAGAATTGCAAATACCATTAATTGTTGGTGGCGGCATTAGAAATAAACAACAACTAGCGTATGCCTATGACTCTGGTGCCGATTTGGTAGTTATAGGCACTGCTTTTGAGGAAGGTGAAGCGTTTTTTGATGCTTTGAAATAG
- a CDS encoding DUF6443 domain-containing protein, whose product MKKILITLIALLVSSSIVAQTNSENYIHTKNYQVKTQDGLNTLSNTSLTNDDIIETITYYDGLNRPIQAIARQAGGSRQDIITPILYDDFGRQVKTYLPYANPIQTVGTSLDYRDPTALVNNLNLYYLSKFPDDLDIGFPNPYSEKAYESSPLNRVLKQAAPGKNWSLGEGHEIKFNYLSNDSPTPQFLLNDDFTINTNNWYAVGPSNNFSIENGMLKATPQYPGEGVKHDIAVIEGETLYISFDFNQGSTERVMLNIVGTTTLEDYLTDGTYNIKITVPSNTTQLGLYFLKHNVANNSTFNITNFFIDNIKVYRLNPVPNSEVKVFSVSHPDNDTAQIELAFNDYYNSNELYKTVTKDENWTVGTNHTTEEFKDKQGRVILTRTYADVSGVSTPHDTYYVYDEFGNLTYVLPPKAEAGTATLATINSKLNDLCYQYKYDYRNRLIEKRIPGKGWEYIVYDKLDRPVLTQDANLRANNKWLFTKYDAFGRIVYTGIYQYSSLKSQSEMQGILDAYYTNTSANLYESKQNSEGSYHYYGNQSFPNSNIEVLTVNYYDNYSFNIPTSITIPSEVWETGDIATYTKSLATASKVKVLDTNEWITTITVFNKKAQPIWIGSYNSYLKTTDIVKSKPDFIGKILSTVSIHRKIDAEDIVVEDTFEYDHMGRLLAQTQGLRDSEFDATIDLILDDTTPNNQTSYIASTSITLKPNFTALPGFSAKINSDTQERELIVLNKYDELGQLENKKVGGVAAGTIENSAGLQTIDYTYNIRGWLKQINNPTALGNDLFAFKINYNTNTHGGTNLFNGNISETEWKTQNDNVLRWYKYGYDALNRITSGTNPSNNNYDLANVAYDKNGNITNLVRRGHTNSGATTFGTMDDLTYSYLANSNKLMRVADAAPIDQYGFKDDALNTAPDSVDDYSYDANGNMTKDLNKRITHIEYNHLNLPTKIYIKQTDNEISLADNIEYIYDANGMKLQKKKKVQGVSHDYLTQYAGNFVYSGTSYSGISLKFFNHPEGYVEPNEQEYFNYAYQYKDHLGNIRLSYKDMSTTSTPVLEILEENNYYPFGLKHKGYNGTINGVDHPYGFGGKEEQNEFNNTLQWLDFGARNYDAALGRWMNIDPLADIAHSISITPYHYGANNPIVFVDPDGQDWFYYMAEGEEEASYHWHKGSEYNHSYSYTDENGDEQTSNITLTGVSSFVGKDQNGAIYNFKNDGSIVQSEATESMLKAGGLDTSFLVDVVSSVGENGNEVQLAGADAVALAATAFMTADGVVLDGTDAAWPKWATYAMVGAGATYLLNQSKATLNFSKTARGNHSDDGLRDWSDDEIAQEVSKLSGQLNKQQKALKLRLQKEQKVRGQRNKQKKGSEKGTGTGRK is encoded by the coding sequence ATGAAAAAGATATTAATAACCTTAATAGCATTACTTGTTTCATCTTCTATAGTGGCACAAACAAATTCTGAAAACTATATACACACCAAAAACTATCAAGTAAAAACGCAGGATGGATTGAATACCTTGTCTAATACTTCTCTGACCAATGATGACATAATAGAGACTATTACCTATTATGATGGATTGAATAGACCAATACAGGCTATTGCAAGACAAGCAGGTGGTAGTCGTCAAGATATCATCACACCTATTTTATATGATGATTTTGGAAGGCAAGTAAAAACATATTTACCTTATGCAAATCCAATACAAACTGTAGGCACATCCTTGGACTATAGAGACCCGACAGCGTTAGTAAATAATCTAAACTTATATTATTTGTCGAAATTTCCTGATGATTTAGACATAGGTTTTCCCAATCCTTATTCTGAAAAAGCTTATGAATCTTCTCCTCTTAACAGGGTTTTAAAACAAGCCGCTCCGGGAAAAAATTGGAGCTTAGGAGAAGGGCATGAAATAAAGTTTAATTATCTATCCAATGACTCACCAACACCACAATTTTTATTAAATGATGATTTTACAATAAATACTAATAATTGGTACGCAGTTGGCCCTAGTAATAATTTTTCTATTGAAAATGGAATGTTAAAAGCAACGCCACAATATCCCGGTGAAGGGGTAAAGCATGATATTGCTGTTATAGAAGGAGAAACTTTATATATTAGTTTTGATTTTAATCAGGGAAGTACAGAAAGGGTTATGTTAAATATTGTAGGCACCACTACACTTGAAGATTACCTAACCGATGGAACATATAATATAAAAATCACGGTACCTTCTAATACTACCCAATTAGGATTATATTTTTTAAAACATAATGTGGCTAACAATAGTACTTTTAATATAACTAATTTCTTTATTGACAATATTAAAGTTTATAGATTAAATCCTGTTCCAAATTCTGAGGTAAAAGTATTTTCTGTATCACATCCAGACAATGATACAGCACAAATAGAATTGGCATTTAATGATTATTATAATTCAAATGAACTATATAAGACCGTTACCAAGGACGAAAACTGGACGGTTGGCACAAACCATACCACCGAAGAGTTTAAGGACAAGCAGGGACGTGTTATACTGACGCGTACCTATGCAGATGTTTCGGGAGTATCAACACCACACGATACTTATTATGTATACGACGAATTTGGCAACCTAACCTATGTGCTACCTCCAAAAGCAGAAGCTGGCACAGCTACGTTAGCAACTATCAACAGTAAATTAAACGATTTATGTTATCAATACAAATACGATTATCGTAACCGTTTAATCGAAAAAAGAATTCCAGGTAAAGGGTGGGAATACATTGTCTACGATAAACTAGACCGACCTGTATTAACACAAGATGCCAATTTAAGAGCTAATAATAAATGGTTATTCACTAAATATGATGCTTTTGGCAGAATAGTTTATACAGGCATTTATCAATATTCCAGTTTAAAAAGCCAAAGTGAGATGCAAGGTATTTTAGATGCATATTATACAAATACTTCTGCTAATTTATATGAAAGCAAACAAAACTCAGAAGGTAGTTATCACTATTATGGCAACCAAAGCTTTCCTAACAGCAACATAGAAGTACTTACTGTAAATTATTACGATAATTACAGTTTCAATATACCTACATCTATTACTATACCAAGTGAAGTATGGGAAACGGGCGATATAGCTACATATACCAAAAGTTTAGCAACTGCATCTAAAGTTAAAGTTTTAGATACCAATGAATGGATAACGACTATAACTGTTTTTAATAAAAAAGCACAACCTATCTGGATAGGAAGTTATAACAGTTATTTAAAAACAACCGATATTGTAAAAAGCAAACCCGATTTTATTGGTAAAATATTAAGTACAGTAAGTATACATAGAAAAATAGATGCAGAAGACATTGTAGTGGAAGACACTTTTGAGTACGACCATATGGGCAGGCTCCTAGCCCAAACTCAAGGTCTTAGGGACTCAGAATTTGATGCTACTATAGATTTAATACTGGACGATACCACTCCCAATAACCAAACAAGCTATATAGCAAGTACCTCTATAACCTTGAAACCTAATTTTACGGCTTTACCTGGTTTTAGTGCCAAAATAAACTCTGACACCCAAGAAAGAGAGCTTATTGTTTTAAACAAATATGACGAGCTCGGGCAATTGGAGAACAAAAAAGTGGGAGGCGTTGCGGCAGGCACCATAGAAAACTCAGCGGGTCTACAAACCATAGATTATACCTATAACATTCGTGGCTGGTTAAAGCAAATAAACAATCCAACCGCTCTAGGCAACGATTTGTTTGCATTCAAGATTAATTACAATACAAATACACACGGGGGCACAAATTTATTTAACGGCAACATATCCGAAACCGAATGGAAAACCCAGAACGATAATGTCCTTCGTTGGTACAAATACGGTTATGATGCCCTTAATAGGATAACAAGTGGTACCAACCCTTCAAACAATAATTATGACCTGGCCAATGTTGCTTATGATAAAAACGGGAACATTACCAATCTTGTGAGACGGGGGCATACCAATAGTGGTGCTACAACTTTCGGCACGATGGATGACCTGACCTATAGTTATCTGGCCAATAGCAACAAACTTATGAGGGTGGCCGATGCGGCACCTATAGACCAGTACGGCTTTAAGGATGATGCCCTGAATACGGCCCCAGACTCAGTAGATGATTATTCTTATGACGCTAATGGCAACATGACTAAAGATCTTAATAAGCGTATCACCCATATCGAATATAATCACTTAAACTTACCAACCAAAATATATATTAAACAAACTGATAATGAAATTTCTTTAGCCGATAATATTGAGTATATTTACGATGCTAACGGTATGAAATTGCAAAAGAAAAAGAAAGTTCAAGGAGTTTCCCATGATTACCTAACACAATACGCGGGTAATTTCGTTTATAGTGGTACTAGTTATTCTGGAATCTCATTAAAATTCTTTAATCATCCTGAGGGATATGTAGAGCCCAATGAACAAGAATACTTTAATTACGCTTATCAATATAAGGATCACTTAGGGAACATCAGGCTTTCTTATAAGGACATGAGTACTACCTCTACGCCTGTATTAGAGATACTGGAGGAGAACAACTACTATCCTTTTGGACTCAAACACAAGGGGTACAACGGAACCATAAATGGTGTTGACCATCCGTATGGGTTTGGGGGTAAGGAAGAGCAGAACGAGTTCAACAATACGCTTCAGTGGTTGGACTTTGGGGCAAGGAACTATGATGCTGCACTGGGAAGGTGGATGAATATTGACCCATTAGCTGATATAGCACATAGTATTTCAATTACACCATATCATTATGGAGCCAATAATCCAATTGTATTTGTTGACCCAGATGGACAGGATTGGTTTTATTATATGGCGGAAGGAGAAGAAGAAGCAAGCTATCATTGGCACAAAGGTAGTGAGTATAACCACAGTTATTCATATACTGATGAAAATGGCGATGAACAAACAAGTAATATAACATTAACAGGAGTTTCCTCGTTTGTTGGGAAAGACCAAAATGGAGCTATTTATAATTTTAAAAATGATGGAAGTATAGTTCAGTCAGAAGCAACAGAATCAATGTTAAAAGCTGGGGGATTGGATACATCATTTTTAGTTGATGTGGTTTCATCGGTAGGTGAAAATGGAAATGAGGTTCAATTAGCTGGAGCTGATGCAGTAGCGTTGGCTGCGACAGCATTTATGACTGCCGATGGTGTCGTACTTGATGGGACAGATGCTGCTTGGCCTAAATGGGCAACTTATGCCATGGTTGGTGCTGGGGCTACTTATCTTTTAAATCAGTCAAAAGCTACATTAAATTTTTCAAAAACAGCTCGTGGAAACCATAGTGATGACGGATTGAGAGACTGGAGTGATGATGAAATTGCTCAAGAAGTAAGCAAATTAAGCGGACAGCTTAATAAGCAGCAAAAAGCCCTTAAATTAAGACTGCAAAAAGAACAGAAAGTAAGGGGTCAAAGAAACAAACAGAAAAAGGGTTCTGAAAAAGGGACTGGAACTGGAAGAAAATAA
- a CDS encoding lipid II:glycine glycyltransferase FemX: protein MICELERKDIEEFKTTNILPQTPFWGRVKSNQGFIPQGFELTISKNLLISTASSLEKEVEDLLILIKYVNKDTCIAYVPYGPKLEPTFENQGIFLELLSESIKPHLPKNCIFIRYDLIWENQWAAEKEYFDNSGNWIGPPPNQTQEFRVNFGTSNWNLQKSVTDNLPKNTFFLDLTLEEQDLLYNMRYNTRYNIRKANKKGIRVREYGIEHMDSWYKLYLDTAIRHDMPLQNQDFFSTILKNQDNNKNGITVKMLMADIDGKFLASMFLVLSKKRGTYLYGASKSSKNNLMASYALQWESIRMAKAWGCTEYDMFGSAPNLNQTHPLHGIHIYKKGFGGDLFHRMGCWDYPYNKKLYDFYKLQEAQK, encoded by the coding sequence ATGATTTGCGAGTTAGAGAGAAAAGATATTGAAGAATTTAAAACAACAAATATATTACCTCAAACTCCTTTTTGGGGGCGTGTAAAAAGTAACCAAGGGTTTATACCTCAAGGATTTGAGTTAACTATTTCTAAAAATTTGTTAATTAGCACTGCTAGTTCTTTAGAAAAAGAAGTTGAAGACTTATTGATACTAATTAAGTACGTAAATAAGGATACCTGTATTGCTTACGTTCCTTACGGTCCCAAATTAGAACCTACATTTGAAAACCAAGGCATATTTTTAGAACTTTTATCTGAATCAATAAAACCACACTTACCTAAAAATTGCATCTTTATCCGTTACGATTTAATTTGGGAGAATCAATGGGCTGCTGAAAAAGAATATTTTGACAATTCAGGTAATTGGATTGGCCCGCCACCTAACCAAACCCAAGAATTCAGGGTAAATTTTGGCACCAGTAATTGGAACTTACAAAAAAGCGTAACAGATAACCTTCCCAAAAACACTTTTTTCCTTGATTTGACTTTGGAAGAGCAAGACTTGCTTTATAACATGAGATACAACACAAGATACAATATAAGAAAAGCGAATAAAAAAGGCATTAGAGTACGTGAATACGGAATTGAACATATGGATTCATGGTATAAATTATATCTTGATACGGCCATTCGACATGACATGCCTTTACAAAATCAAGACTTTTTTTCTACTATTTTAAAAAACCAAGATAACAACAAAAATGGCATTACCGTTAAGATGCTGATGGCCGATATTGATGGCAAGTTCCTCGCTTCAATGTTTCTAGTTTTATCAAAAAAAAGAGGCACCTATTTATATGGAGCATCTAAATCTTCAAAAAACAATTTAATGGCAAGTTATGCCCTGCAATGGGAATCCATACGAATGGCAAAAGCATGGGGCTGTACTGAATACGACATGTTTGGCTCTGCTCCAAATTTAAATCAAACTCACCCACTACATGGCATCCATATTTACAAAAAAGGATTTGGTGGAGACCTTTTTCATAGAATGGGATGCTGGGATTATCCATATAACAAAAAACTGTACGATTTTTATAAGTTACAGGAGGCTCAAAAGTAA
- a CDS encoding DUF6646 family protein produces the protein MRKIILLVTILSATLSNSQAFIGSGDNKLQLGTNLQNNATGVNISYDFGLGENISVGISSSYALGLSDDISASFGDRFDVKGRFNANLGNVVNVDENFDIYPGLNLSLKNFGGHLGMRYFFTNGFGVFTEFNVPFAKYNTDVLDAGEKLHNQFTLNLGASFNL, from the coding sequence ATGCGAAAAATAATTTTATTAGTAACTATTCTTAGTGCAACGCTTAGTAATTCACAAGCTTTTATAGGTAGTGGCGACAACAAACTCCAGTTAGGAACCAATCTTCAAAACAATGCTACTGGTGTTAATATTAGCTACGATTTTGGTTTGGGCGAAAACATATCAGTTGGTATATCATCATCATACGCTTTGGGTCTTAGCGACGATATTTCTGCTAGTTTTGGCGACCGTTTTGATGTTAAAGGGCGTTTTAATGCCAACTTGGGAAACGTCGTTAATGTAGATGAGAATTTTGATATCTACCCAGGTTTAAACCTGAGCCTTAAAAATTTTGGTGGCCATTTAGGGATGCGTTACTTTTTTACAAACGGCTTTGGTGTTTTTACAGAATTTAACGTGCCTTTTGCAAAATACAATACCGATGTTTTAGATGCTGGCGAAAAATTACATAACCAGTTTACACTTAACTTAGGAGCTTCTTTTAATTTATAA
- a CDS encoding cupin-like domain-containing protein has translation MSLNLQDIPRVKTITKEDFLKHYFKPQKPVVIERFIDHWPAYSKWNLDYMKTVGGEITVPLYDDRPVDYKDGFNEPHTKMRLADYIDLLKSEPTKYRIFLWNAIKEIPLLQNDFTFPDFGLRLMKGIPMLFFGGRDSYTFMHYDIDLANIFHFHFEGKKQIILFDQNQNKYLYKVPHALITREDIDFANPDFEKWPLLKKAQGYQTELNHGEVLYMPEGYWHYMRYITPGFSMSLRAMARNPKNFGKAIYNIVVMRNFDNAMRRMKGQKWIDWKNQQAITKTHKNL, from the coding sequence TTGTCGTTGAACTTACAAGATATTCCTCGTGTAAAAACAATTACAAAAGAGGACTTTTTAAAACACTATTTTAAACCGCAAAAACCTGTGGTTATTGAGCGTTTTATAGACCATTGGCCTGCTTACAGCAAGTGGAATTTAGACTATATGAAAACCGTTGGGGGCGAAATCACCGTTCCGTTATACGACGATAGACCGGTTGATTATAAAGATGGTTTTAACGAGCCGCATACCAAAATGAGACTCGCCGATTATATAGATTTGTTAAAAAGCGAACCTACAAAATACCGTATTTTTTTATGGAATGCCATTAAGGAAATACCCCTATTACAAAATGATTTTACATTTCCCGATTTTGGCTTGCGCCTTATGAAAGGCATCCCGATGCTATTTTTTGGCGGACGTGACTCATATACCTTTATGCATTACGATATTGATCTGGCCAATATTTTCCATTTTCATTTTGAAGGCAAAAAACAAATTATTTTGTTCGACCAAAACCAGAACAAATATTTGTATAAAGTACCGCATGCACTAATTACCCGCGAAGACATTGATTTTGCCAATCCCGATTTTGAAAAATGGCCCTTGCTAAAAAAGGCACAGGGTTACCAAACCGAACTAAACCATGGCGAAGTATTGTATATGCCCGAAGGCTATTGGCACTATATGCGCTATATAACGCCGGGTTTTTCCATGAGCTTACGTGCCATGGCCCGTAATCCTAAAAATTTTGGTAAAGCTATTTATAATATTGTTGTTATGCGTAATTTTGATAACGCCATGCGCCGTATGAAGGGTCAAAAATGGATTGATTGGAAAAACCAACAAGCTATTACCAAAACCCATAAGAACTTATAA
- a CDS encoding NADP(H)-dependent aldo-keto reductase — translation MKYTTIPKTDIKVSKICLGTMTWGNQNTEAEGHAQLDYALEQGVNFIDTAEMYPVPASPETQGATSKIIGTWLQKTGNRDKVVLASKIVGRPSDYTAHIRTTGITSESIKEAINKELERLQTDYIDLYQIHWPERETNTFGTRDYKHNPNDAWQDNFNEVLYALEQHIKAGKIRHVGMSNEKAWGAMRYLEESKNHGLPRMKTIQNAYSLINRGFEGDMAEISIRENLGLLAYSPMAFGVLSGKYIKGTAADNARLKLFPRFARYSSEQSTEATKRYLKIAEDNGMTLAQMSLAFVNQQPFVTSNIIGATNLEQLKENIDSVNVTLSDVILKQINEVHDVIPNPAT, via the coding sequence ATGAAATACACTACCATACCAAAAACCGATATAAAAGTTAGTAAAATATGCCTAGGCACCATGACTTGGGGAAACCAAAATACCGAAGCTGAAGGGCATGCCCAATTAGATTACGCCCTAGAGCAAGGTGTTAATTTTATTGATACTGCCGAAATGTATCCTGTGCCAGCAAGTCCAGAAACACAAGGGGCAACCAGTAAAATTATAGGCACTTGGTTACAAAAAACAGGAAACCGCGACAAAGTTGTTTTGGCTAGTAAAATTGTGGGTCGTCCAAGCGATTATACTGCCCATATTAGAACTACGGGAATCACTTCGGAATCTATAAAAGAAGCTATAAATAAGGAATTGGAACGCCTACAGACCGATTATATTGATTTATATCAAATACATTGGCCAGAGCGCGAAACCAACACCTTTGGAACGCGCGATTACAAACACAACCCTAATGATGCATGGCAAGATAATTTTAATGAGGTACTATATGCATTGGAACAACACATTAAAGCAGGTAAAATTCGTCATGTAGGTATGTCTAATGAAAAAGCTTGGGGAGCGATGCGTTACTTAGAAGAATCTAAAAACCATGGTTTACCACGAATGAAAACCATACAAAATGCCTATTCGTTGATAAACAGGGGGTTTGAAGGTGATATGGCAGAAATATCCATACGCGAAAATTTAGGTTTATTAGCCTATTCACCCATGGCTTTTGGAGTGCTTTCCGGTAAATATATAAAAGGAACAGCAGCCGATAATGCGAGATTAAAACTGTTTCCAAGGTTTGCACGTTACAGCAGCGAACAAAGCACCGAAGCAACAAAACGTTATTTAAAAATAGCTGAAGATAATGGCATGACCTTGGCGCAAATGAGTTTAGCTTTTGTAAACCAACAACCTTTCGTCACTAGTAATATTATTGGAGCTACCAATTTGGAGCAATTAAAAGAGAATATAGATTCTGTTAATGTGACTTTGAGTGATGTCATTTTAAAGCAAATTAATGAGGTGCATGATGTAATTCCTAATCCTGCAACTTAA
- the ahcY gene encoding adenosylhomocysteinase yields MSTKTIPYVANKVKDISLAAWGRKEIELAEAEMPGLMSLREEYGNSQPLKGARIAGCLHMTIQTAVLIETLQALGAEVTWSSCNIFSTQDQAAAAIAAAGTSVYAWKDMTEEEFNWCIEQTLFFGEDRQPLNMILDDGGDLTNMVLDRYPELVPGIKGLSEETTTGVHRLYERVKKGTLPMPAINVNDSVTKSKFDNKYGCKESAVDAIRRATDLMLAGKRVVVCGYGDVGKGTAASFKGAGSIVTVTEIDPICALQAAMDGFEVKKLETVAPNADIIITTTGNKDIVRGEHFEAVKDKTIICNIGHFDNEIDMAWLKKNHGHTKNTIKPQVDKYTVNGKDIIILAEGRLVNLGCATGHPSFVMSNSFTNQTLAQIELWTNSDAYKNDVYMLPKHLDEKVAKLHLAKIGVELTELKPDQAEYIGVSVEGPFKPEYYRY; encoded by the coding sequence ATGAGTACAAAAACAATTCCTTACGTAGCCAATAAAGTAAAAGATATTTCGCTTGCAGCTTGGGGACGAAAAGAAATAGAATTAGCCGAAGCCGAGATGCCAGGACTTATGAGCTTACGTGAAGAATACGGAAATTCGCAACCACTTAAAGGTGCACGTATTGCAGGATGTTTGCATATGACTATCCAAACAGCGGTTTTAATTGAAACATTGCAGGCTTTAGGTGCCGAGGTTACTTGGAGTTCTTGCAACATTTTCTCTACCCAAGACCAAGCTGCTGCTGCCATTGCTGCTGCAGGAACATCAGTTTATGCTTGGAAAGATATGACCGAGGAAGAATTTAATTGGTGTATTGAACAAACCCTTTTCTTTGGTGAAGACAGACAACCTCTTAACATGATTCTTGATGATGGTGGCGATTTAACCAATATGGTTTTAGACCGTTACCCAGAACTAGTACCTGGCATTAAAGGATTGAGTGAAGAAACCACTACAGGTGTTCACAGATTATACGAGCGTGTTAAAAAAGGAACGTTACCAATGCCGGCCATTAATGTAAACGACTCGGTTACAAAAAGTAAATTTGACAACAAATACGGTTGTAAAGAAAGTGCCGTAGATGCTATTCGTCGTGCTACCGACTTAATGCTTGCTGGAAAGCGCGTAGTTGTTTGTGGTTATGGCGATGTAGGTAAAGGTACTGCAGCTTCTTTTAAAGGTGCAGGAAGTATCGTAACTGTTACAGAAATTGACCCGATTTGTGCTTTACAAGCGGCTATGGATGGTTTTGAAGTAAAAAAGCTAGAAACCGTTGCTCCAAACGCTGATATCATTATAACCACAACCGGAAACAAAGATATTGTGCGTGGTGAACATTTTGAAGCTGTAAAAGACAAAACCATTATTTGTAATATCGGACATTTTGATAATGAAATTGATATGGCTTGGTTAAAGAAAAACCACGGCCACACCAAAAACACCATCAAACCTCAAGTAGACAAATACACTGTTAATGGTAAAGACATTATTATACTTGCAGAAGGCCGTTTAGTAAATTTAGGTTGCGCCACTGGTCATCCAAGTTTTGTAATGAGTAATTCATTTACAAACCAAACCTTGGCTCAAATTGAACTTTGGACCAATAGCGACGCCTACAAAAACGATGTGTATATGTTACCTAAACATCTTGATGAAAAAGTAGCCAAATTACACTTAGCTAAAATTGGTGTTGAACTTACTGAGTTAAAACCCGACCAAGCTGAATACATTGGTGTATCGGTTGAAGGTCCTTTTAAACCTGAGTATTACAGATATTAA
- a CDS encoding 4'-phosphopantetheinyl transferase family protein has translation MPLYKTITPNSQTVVKIWKISESFDDLMQLVKLKPESLQRVLDMKSELHQRGFLSVRCLLAKFGYEDADLFYDGNGKPHLKDGKQISITHSFHFSGVIVSDNIIGIDIEKQRKKISVIAHKFIDYEFSYLNEHAADYVNKLTVIWCIKESLFKLFATPGLSFKKHCLVIPVSDNDYETIAWIDYEDKKYCYQVQFLEFEGFTCAYAIK, from the coding sequence ATGCCTCTTTACAAAACCATTACTCCTAATTCACAAACTGTTGTTAAAATCTGGAAGATTTCAGAATCTTTTGATGATTTAATGCAATTGGTAAAATTAAAACCCGAAAGTTTACAACGTGTTTTAGATATGAAAAGTGAATTGCACCAGCGTGGGTTTTTAAGTGTACGCTGTTTATTAGCCAAATTTGGATACGAAGATGCCGATTTGTTTTATGATGGAAACGGCAAACCGCATTTAAAAGATGGTAAGCAAATTTCCATTACCCATTCGTTTCATTTTTCGGGAGTCATAGTTAGTGACAATATTATTGGTATTGATATTGAAAAACAACGCAAAAAAATTAGCGTGATTGCTCATAAATTTATTGATTATGAGTTCAGCTATCTTAATGAACATGCAGCAGATTATGTTAATAAACTAACTGTTATTTGGTGTATAAAAGAATCGTTGTTCAAACTGTTTGCAACGCCGGGTTTGAGCTTTAAAAAACATTGTTTGGTCATTCCGGTATCTGATAATGACTATGAAACCATTGCTTGGATTGATTATGAAGATAAAAAATACTGTTACCAAGTTCAATTTTTAGAGTTTGAAGGTTTTACTTGTGCATATGCCATTAAATAG